A stretch of the Methylacidiphilum caldifontis genome encodes the following:
- the coaD gene encoding pantetheine-phosphate adenylyltransferase — translation MKRVLYPGTFDPITLGHVDVIAKAVRLFDEVIIGVSGQTPKETLFKLDERIYLVERTLKTLPFSNATALPYSGLTVDFAKELNCCAIIRGLRAVSDFESEFQLALMNRRLKPEIETIFLMPEDNHIYLSSSLVKEISRLGGEISAFVPEVVMQALQQKNMKRNSGPITSPVRHDKKLFTD, via the coding sequence ATGAAAAGGGTCCTTTATCCTGGAACTTTCGATCCGATTACCCTTGGACATGTCGATGTTATAGCCAAAGCGGTCCGTCTATTTGACGAGGTCATCATAGGGGTTTCCGGTCAAACTCCAAAAGAAACATTATTTAAGCTGGACGAAAGAATATACCTGGTAGAAAGGACTTTAAAAACCCTGCCATTCTCTAATGCCACTGCCCTTCCTTATTCTGGGCTTACGGTTGATTTTGCAAAGGAACTTAATTGCTGTGCCATTATTCGAGGCTTACGCGCAGTATCTGACTTCGAGAGTGAATTCCAGCTCGCCTTGATGAATAGGAGGCTTAAGCCTGAAATTGAAACTATTTTTCTTATGCCTGAAGATAACCATATTTATCTGAGCTCTTCTCTCGTCAAGGAAATTAGTAGATTAGGAGGTGAAATATCTGCCTTTGTTCCAGAGGTAGTTATGCAGGCTCTCCAACAAAAAAATATGAAAAGGAACTCCGGGCCTATCACATCGCCTGTTCGTCATGATAAAAAGTTATTTACTGATTAA
- the murA gene encoding UDP-N-acetylglucosamine 1-carboxyvinyltransferase, whose product MEKFIIKGGNPLSGKITISGSKNSALPILAATLLTPEECVIHRVPNLSDIRYMLEILKFLGAQVHYDKGTVRVKNKIVNSTAPYDLVRKMRASICILGPLIARCGKARVSLPGGCVIGDRPIDLHIMGLQKLGADIEIIKGDVVAHGGKLQGTSINLKGKYGSTVLGTDNVMMAACQAEGTTIIEGAACEPEVEDLAHFLSAMGAKISGMGTQRLVIEGIKELHGCEYTIITDRIEAGTFAVAAAMTKGNLLLEQAPVQHMKSVLEKLKDCGVSIEIENTGLRVSRSGPLRAFEIVTAAYPGFPTDMQAQFCAMATIAEGTSKVVENIFPNRFMHISELKRLGANIEFYQSEVIIHGIERLSGAPVMASDLRASAALVLAGLVAENTTEVHRVYHIDRGYEKIDQKLSSVGAHISRVYSKI is encoded by the coding sequence GTGGAGAAATTCATTATTAAAGGCGGGAATCCTTTATCTGGAAAGATTACCATTAGTGGTTCGAAAAATTCCGCTCTACCTATTCTTGCAGCAACGTTGTTGACTCCAGAGGAATGTGTTATTCATCGGGTTCCTAACCTAAGCGACATCCGTTACATGTTAGAAATTCTAAAATTCCTTGGAGCCCAAGTTCATTACGACAAAGGTACAGTCAGGGTAAAGAACAAGATTGTAAATTCAACAGCCCCTTACGATCTAGTACGGAAAATGAGAGCTTCCATTTGCATCCTTGGACCTTTGATTGCCCGCTGTGGAAAAGCAAGAGTCTCTTTACCGGGAGGATGCGTAATTGGGGACAGGCCTATCGATCTCCATATCATGGGGCTACAGAAACTAGGCGCTGACATAGAGATTATCAAAGGAGATGTCGTAGCTCATGGAGGGAAACTGCAGGGAACATCGATTAACTTGAAAGGAAAATATGGATCAACGGTTCTGGGTACGGATAACGTGATGATGGCTGCATGTCAGGCTGAAGGAACAACAATAATTGAAGGAGCAGCCTGTGAGCCTGAAGTTGAAGACTTAGCCCATTTTCTCTCTGCAATGGGAGCCAAAATTAGTGGCATGGGTACCCAACGGTTAGTTATTGAAGGAATAAAAGAACTCCATGGTTGTGAATACACCATTATTACTGATAGAATTGAGGCGGGAACGTTTGCTGTAGCTGCAGCGATGACAAAAGGCAATTTGCTTCTTGAACAAGCTCCTGTCCAACACATGAAAAGTGTCCTTGAAAAGCTTAAAGACTGTGGGGTAAGTATAGAAATAGAAAATACCGGTCTAAGAGTATCACGATCTGGCCCTTTGAGAGCTTTTGAAATTGTGACTGCGGCTTATCCAGGTTTCCCAACCGATATGCAGGCACAATTCTGTGCCATGGCAACCATTGCGGAGGGAACAAGCAAAGTTGTCGAAAATATATTTCCCAACCGATTCATGCACATTAGTGAACTCAAGCGGCTGGGAGCCAACATTGAGTTTTATCAAAGCGAAGTCATTATACATGGCATAGAACGGTTGAGTGGAGCTCCCGTTATGGCCTCTGATCTGAGGGCATCTGCTGCTCTTGTTCTTGCAGGCCTGGTCGCGGAAAACACCACAGAAGTTCATCGCGTTTATCACATAGACAGGGGATATGAAAAAATTGATCAAAAACTGTCTTCTGTTGGAGCCCATATTAGCAGAGTTTATTCAAAAATATGA
- the prmC gene encoding peptide chain release factor N(5)-glutamine methyltransferase produces MVESRLLFKKALEYLKEKKIDSPRLSCELIFSDSLNIDRLSLYILPKLSIDPQTADRIWERIERRATGEPVSYILGYSSFYGEKIHVSPAVLIPRPETEYVVEAALNLMPKIRGPILDVGTGSGAIVVTLAKFCPGLSFYGTDISSEAIDIAKKNGKNLNNLFFYQDDLLNNPPVDFFELIVANLPYIPTEMLPQLSAEIQFEPALALDGGNEGLELIKKLISQAKNRCRYIILEIGDGQFSKVNQFLLDHQFSIIQVKKDLSQMERVIVGKSCGEIHY; encoded by the coding sequence ATGGTGGAAAGCCGCTTACTGTTTAAGAAAGCCTTGGAATACCTAAAAGAAAAAAAAATTGACTCTCCAAGACTCTCCTGTGAACTTATCTTTTCAGACTCTCTCAATATTGACAGGCTTTCTTTGTATATATTACCTAAGCTGTCTATAGACCCACAGACTGCTGATCGAATTTGGGAAAGGATAGAAAGGAGGGCTACTGGAGAGCCCGTTAGTTATATCCTTGGCTATAGCTCGTTCTATGGGGAAAAAATCCATGTTAGCCCCGCTGTGCTTATTCCCAGGCCTGAAACCGAATATGTCGTGGAAGCTGCTTTAAACCTGATGCCTAAAATTAGGGGTCCAATCCTAGACGTAGGAACTGGAAGTGGGGCAATAGTTGTTACACTGGCAAAATTTTGTCCAGGGCTATCTTTTTATGGAACAGATATAAGTAGTGAAGCGATTGATATTGCAAAAAAAAATGGGAAGAATTTAAACAATCTTTTCTTTTATCAAGATGACCTGTTAAACAATCCTCCAGTGGATTTTTTTGAGCTCATTGTTGCTAATCTTCCTTATATCCCCACTGAAATGCTTCCTCAACTTTCTGCCGAAATACAATTTGAACCAGCTTTAGCTTTAGATGGAGGAAACGAGGGATTAGAGCTTATTAAGAAATTAATATCTCAAGCAAAAAACAGATGCCGCTATATTATCCTTGAAATTGGAGATGGACAGTTTTCAAAAGTCAATCAATTTTTGCTTGATCATCAATTTTCTATTATCCAAGTAAAAAAAGATCTTTCCCAAATGGAGAGAGTTATAGTAGGAAAAAGCTGTGGAGAAATTCATTATTAA
- the prfA gene encoding peptide chain release factor 1 produces the protein MQLDQYIKKIQTKFDKLQTELSREEIYTDPSKAIEMAKEHTRLKETLDLYKELEKIRNAKSSVESLIKESVDPEIQELAQQEIIKLEQKIHDLTIDILSNLFPSEENKNSKNVIIEIRAGTGGEEAALFAADLYRMYSKYIEKKGWKLELLHFSPSDLGGVKEIIFSIQGKDAFKKMRFESGVHRVQRVPATESQGRIHTSTATVAVLLEPEEVELDLKAEDLRIEVCRASGPGGQGVNTTDSAVQIFHIPSGIMVRCQDERSQIKNKEKALKILKARLLSKKQEEEAQKRALERKSMIGSGERTEKIRTYNFPQGRVTDHRIPVTLYNLQSFMDGDIDPIVDQLIQKEMELRIAHELAEEDNRFELSKDGGKPLTV, from the coding sequence ATGCAATTAGATCAGTACATCAAGAAAATCCAAACAAAGTTCGACAAACTTCAAACAGAACTCTCTAGAGAAGAGATCTACACTGATCCATCCAAAGCCATTGAGATGGCAAAAGAGCATACTCGGCTCAAAGAAACTCTTGATCTTTATAAAGAGTTGGAAAAAATTAGGAATGCTAAGTCCTCTGTAGAAAGTTTAATCAAAGAAAGTGTTGATCCAGAAATCCAAGAGTTGGCCCAACAAGAAATCATTAAACTCGAACAGAAAATACACGATCTGACTATTGATATCCTCTCCAACCTTTTTCCATCTGAAGAAAATAAAAATTCGAAAAACGTAATTATTGAAATACGAGCGGGAACAGGAGGCGAAGAAGCTGCTCTTTTCGCAGCCGATTTATATAGGATGTATAGTAAATATATCGAAAAAAAAGGGTGGAAACTCGAATTGCTTCATTTCAGCCCCAGTGATCTAGGTGGAGTAAAAGAAATTATTTTTTCTATTCAAGGCAAAGATGCTTTTAAGAAAATGAGATTTGAATCTGGGGTTCATAGAGTACAAAGGGTTCCTGCAACAGAATCACAAGGAAGAATCCATACTTCGACAGCAACCGTTGCTGTGCTTCTAGAACCCGAGGAAGTTGAATTAGATCTAAAAGCTGAAGATCTGCGAATAGAAGTTTGTAGAGCAAGCGGACCAGGAGGGCAAGGAGTTAATACGACCGATTCAGCTGTACAGATTTTCCATATCCCTTCAGGAATCATGGTCAGATGCCAGGATGAAAGATCTCAAATAAAAAACAAAGAAAAAGCCTTAAAAATTCTTAAAGCTAGGCTCCTTTCAAAAAAGCAAGAAGAAGAGGCCCAGAAGCGTGCCCTAGAAAGAAAAAGCATGATTGGTAGTGGGGAAAGAACTGAAAAAATTAGGACTTATAACTTTCCTCAAGGCCGCGTTACCGATCATAGAATACCGGTTACTCTTTATAACTTGCAATCTTTTATGGATGGAGATATTGACCCGATAGTCGATCAACTCATTCAGAAAGAAATGGAGTTGAGAATTGCCCATGAACTAGCTGAAGAAGACAATCGGTTCGAATTATCAAAAGATGGTGGAAAGCCGCTTACTGTTTAA
- the rpmE gene encoding 50S ribosomal protein L31: MKKDIHPKYQETTISCACGAVYTTKSTKPSIRIGICASCHPLFTGQQKFVDTAGRVEKFARRFGKVSLIGESSKRKKKSK; this comes from the coding sequence ATGAAAAAAGACATTCATCCCAAATATCAAGAAACCACAATTAGTTGTGCCTGTGGTGCCGTGTATACGACTAAATCAACAAAGCCCTCTATTCGAATTGGCATATGTGCTTCATGCCATCCTTTATTTACAGGTCAGCAAAAATTTGTCGATACTGCGGGAAGAGTCGAAAAATTTGCAAGACGCTTTGGTAAAGTTTCTCTTATTGGTGAATCATCAAAAAGAAAGAAGAAGTCGAAATAA
- the fabF gene encoding beta-ketoacyl-ACP synthase II — protein sequence MSKRRVVISGMGIISPNGNNVQEFWNSLKNGKSGIGIITAFDTADFDCKFGGEVRNFNPTKYFKNPKDARRADRFVQFAMAAGKEAIESSGIDFDKEDSTKIGVIVSSGIGGLKTLEDQHSVLLTKGPSRCSPLMIPMMISNMASGMIAIEYNLKGPNFSIVTACASAAHSIGEAYRIIMDGDADIIIAGGSEASIVPLGLAGFSNMKALSLRNNDPQRASRPFDKNRDGFVLSEGAGVVVLEEMEHAKKRNGPIHAEIIGYGLSADAHHITAPDPSGEGATRAMVMAIKKAQINPEEINYINAHATSTIPGDVCETMAIKQALGKHAYSIPISSTKSMTGHLLGAAGAVELIACIKTMEEGVIPPTINLEEPDPQCDLDYVPNVAREQKVKIAMNNSFGFGGHNACIIIKRFE from the coding sequence ATGAGCAAAAGGAGAGTGGTCATTAGCGGGATGGGGATCATTAGTCCCAACGGAAACAATGTCCAGGAATTCTGGAATAGTTTGAAAAATGGGAAAAGTGGTATAGGGATAATTACCGCTTTTGATACAGCTGATTTTGATTGTAAATTCGGAGGAGAGGTACGCAATTTTAATCCTACAAAATACTTTAAAAACCCTAAAGACGCCCGTAGAGCCGACCGCTTTGTTCAATTCGCCATGGCTGCCGGCAAAGAAGCCATTGAAAGCAGTGGCATAGATTTTGACAAGGAGGATAGTACAAAAATTGGGGTCATTGTTAGCTCAGGAATCGGTGGTTTAAAGACATTAGAGGATCAGCATAGCGTTCTTCTGACTAAAGGACCATCTCGATGCAGCCCTCTTATGATCCCCATGATGATTTCCAATATGGCATCAGGAATGATTGCCATTGAATATAATTTAAAAGGACCCAATTTTTCAATTGTCACCGCTTGTGCCTCTGCAGCTCATTCAATCGGTGAGGCATACCGTATTATTATGGATGGGGATGCCGATATCATCATTGCTGGCGGTTCTGAAGCCTCTATTGTTCCTTTAGGACTTGCTGGATTCTCAAACATGAAGGCTTTAAGCCTTAGGAATAACGATCCTCAAAGAGCTTCTCGGCCCTTTGATAAAAACCGTGATGGCTTTGTTTTAAGTGAAGGGGCTGGAGTTGTCGTGCTAGAAGAGATGGAACATGCTAAAAAGAGAAATGGTCCTATTCATGCAGAAATAATTGGATATGGGCTTTCGGCTGATGCTCACCATATTACTGCCCCAGATCCTTCCGGGGAAGGAGCAACCCGTGCAATGGTCATGGCTATAAAAAAAGCCCAAATTAACCCCGAAGAAATCAACTATATTAATGCTCATGCCACTAGCACTATCCCTGGAGATGTTTGCGAAACCATGGCCATTAAACAAGCTTTGGGTAAACATGCTTATTCAATACCGATAAGTTCGACAAAATCAATGACAGGTCATCTTTTAGGCGCAGCAGGAGCGGTAGAACTTATAGCCTGTATAAAAACAATGGAAGAGGGAGTTATTCCCCCTACAATAAATTTAGAAGAACCCGATCCACAATGCGATCTCGATTATGTTCCGAATGTAGCCCGTGAACAAAAAGTAAAAATTGCCATGAACAATTCCTTCGGTTTTGGCGGGCACAATGCCTGTATAATAATAAAAAGATTTGAATAA
- a CDS encoding acyl carrier protein, producing the protein MAEKKSIEERVKNIIVEQLGVNPEQVTSKARFIEDLGADSLDTVELVMAFEEEFNVEVPDEEAEKLQTVGDVIRYIEENLEEESE; encoded by the coding sequence ATGGCAGAAAAAAAATCGATCGAAGAAAGAGTAAAAAATATTATTGTTGAACAGCTTGGAGTAAATCCCGAACAGGTTACTTCTAAAGCACGGTTTATTGAGGATTTAGGCGCTGACTCCCTAGATACCGTTGAACTAGTCATGGCTTTTGAAGAGGAATTCAATGTTGAAGTTCCAGATGAAGAAGCTGAAAAATTGCAAACCGTTGGGGATGTAATTCGATATATTGAAGAAAATCTCGAAGAAGAAAGTGAATAA
- the fabG gene encoding 3-oxoacyl-[acyl-carrier-protein] reductase, protein MSLKDKVALITGASRGIGKAIATELAIQGTSIAFISKNPSHLEQTEKMLKNLGVHAKGYALDISAISQLKKTIDEILKEFGQLDFLVNNAGITEDRLLLRMSEEDWDKVLNTNLKASFFLIKWVGKHFLSRGFGRILNISSISGLIGIPGQANYSASKAGLIGLTRTVAKELGPKGITCNAICPGFIETDMTEGLSLERKEKILKEIPLGRFGKVEEVAKLAAFLLGPGGDYITGQTFVIDGGLLA, encoded by the coding sequence ATGAGCTTAAAAGATAAGGTTGCTCTCATTACAGGAGCGAGTCGAGGCATAGGGAAAGCTATAGCAACAGAATTAGCTATACAGGGAACCTCTATTGCTTTTATAAGTAAAAATCCTTCCCATTTAGAACAAACAGAAAAAATGTTAAAAAATCTAGGAGTTCATGCCAAAGGATATGCTCTTGACATTTCTGCAATTTCTCAGTTGAAAAAAACTATCGATGAAATTTTGAAAGAATTTGGACAATTAGATTTCTTGGTTAATAATGCGGGGATAACAGAAGACAGATTGCTATTGCGTATGAGTGAGGAAGATTGGGATAAGGTATTAAACACGAATTTGAAGGCTTCCTTTTTCCTAATAAAATGGGTAGGAAAACACTTTCTTTCAAGAGGATTTGGCAGGATTTTGAACATCAGTTCTATTTCTGGATTAATCGGAATTCCTGGGCAGGCCAATTATTCTGCATCCAAGGCTGGACTCATTGGCTTAACTCGAACAGTAGCCAAGGAACTTGGACCCAAAGGCATAACCTGCAATGCGATCTGTCCGGGTTTTATAGAGACGGATATGACTGAGGGTCTTTCTCTTGAAAGAAAAGAAAAAATTCTCAAAGAAATTCCTTTAGGAAGATTTGGGAAAGTCGAAGAAGTAGCAAAACTAGCAGCATTCTTGTTGGGTCCAGGTGGTGATTATATCACTGGACAAACTTTTGTCATTGATGGAGGATTACTTGCATAA
- a CDS encoding ACP S-malonyltransferase, with product MGKDFFECYPLVKDLYLEAEKELNFPLTQLSFYGPEKELTQTLYCQPALFVYGYAVYKILCKEIEGIDILVLAGLSLGELTAYAAGGSFDFLTGLKLVKRRAQLIQESSEKNPGKMVALIGSSRKQTESIAFKSGCELANYNSPDQQVLSGSHDSISKAIQIAREENIKKIIPLDVSGAFHSSFMTGASKAFYDFLKEIELKMPSVPVISNLNASTAHNVDEIRYTLSKQICSAVLWEESLHFMLDWGIELFIEISPRKIFGNFLKKINPHSRCLSISKVEALSELKYELKR from the coding sequence ATGGGTAAAGATTTTTTTGAATGTTACCCTCTTGTTAAGGATTTGTACCTGGAAGCGGAAAAAGAACTCAATTTCCCATTAACCCAATTATCGTTCTACGGCCCAGAAAAGGAGTTAACCCAAACTCTTTACTGTCAACCCGCTCTTTTCGTTTATGGATATGCTGTATATAAAATTTTGTGTAAGGAAATAGAGGGCATAGATATATTGGTGTTGGCTGGGCTATCTCTTGGAGAACTTACAGCTTATGCAGCAGGCGGAAGTTTTGATTTTCTAACCGGTCTTAAGCTTGTTAAACGAAGAGCCCAGCTCATCCAAGAATCCTCAGAAAAGAATCCTGGCAAAATGGTTGCTCTCATTGGTTCATCAAGAAAACAAACTGAATCAATCGCTTTTAAATCAGGATGCGAGCTGGCTAATTACAACAGTCCCGATCAACAGGTTCTGAGCGGCTCTCATGATTCTATTTCAAAGGCTATTCAAATAGCCCGTGAAGAAAACATTAAAAAAATAATCCCCCTGGATGTATCTGGAGCTTTCCATAGCTCTTTTATGACTGGAGCATCAAAGGCGTTCTACGATTTCCTCAAAGAAATAGAGCTGAAGATGCCTTCAGTACCAGTAATATCAAATCTAAATGCATCAACAGCACATAATGTTGATGAAATCCGCTATACTTTGAGCAAACAGATTTGTAGCGCTGTTCTTTGGGAAGAAAGTTTGCATTTTATGCTTGATTGGGGCATAGAACTCTTTATTGAAATTTCTCCAAGAAAAATTTTTGGAAATTTCTTGAAAAAAATAAATCCCCATTCACGTTGTCTGAGCATATCGAAAGTGGAGGCATTGAGTGAGTTAAAATATGAGCTTAAAAGATAA
- the nth gene encoding endonuclease III → MKKNQLRSKDTVSLANSQINLNEKERIEKILAILKNTYPDSKPALLYTNPLELLIATILSARCTDEQVNLVTKKLFHKYRTAEDYASAPIEELEEMIHSLGFYKTKAKNIKNACSLICSKFNGKVPSQMNMLVELPGVGRKTANVVLGNAFGINEGVVVDTHVSRVAFRLGLTKEKQPEKIEVDLMRCIPKEQWAEFSNQLIWHGRKRCKARNPDCPHCELNPICPKIGVSQ, encoded by the coding sequence GTGAAAAAAAACCAGCTACGTTCAAAGGACACTGTTTCTTTAGCTAATAGCCAAATCAATTTGAATGAAAAAGAAAGAATAGAAAAAATTCTGGCTATTCTAAAAAATACATATCCTGACTCAAAACCTGCTCTTTTATATACAAACCCCTTAGAGTTACTTATTGCCACCATTCTTTCTGCACGATGTACCGATGAACAGGTTAATCTGGTCACCAAGAAGCTGTTTCATAAATATCGAACAGCTGAAGATTACGCTTCTGCTCCTATAGAAGAATTAGAGGAGATGATCCATAGCCTTGGATTCTATAAAACGAAAGCAAAAAATATTAAGAATGCTTGTAGCCTTATTTGTTCAAAATTTAATGGCAAAGTCCCTTCCCAAATGAATATGCTTGTCGAATTACCTGGGGTAGGTCGGAAAACCGCTAATGTGGTTCTAGGCAATGCCTTTGGAATAAACGAGGGCGTTGTGGTAGATACCCATGTTAGCCGAGTGGCTTTCAGGTTGGGATTGACAAAAGAAAAACAACCAGAAAAGATAGAGGTTGACTTGATGCGCTGTATCCCTAAAGAACAATGGGCTGAATTTAGTAATCAGCTGATCTGGCACGGAAGAAAAAGATGTAAAGCTAGAAATCCCGATTGCCCTCATTGCGAACTTAACCCCATCTGTCCCAAAATAGGAGTAAGTCAATAA
- the rimO gene encoding 30S ribosomal protein S12 methylthiotransferase RimO, protein MEADLSGTIVAMISLGCSKNLVDSEVMLGKLLEAGAVLTPSAHHADILLINTCGFISPAKKESIDTILSAIHRRDTVAKKQKIVVTGCLFQRYGEELSTLLPEVDLFLGLDEVPKIDIHLKQLLDKNSDCKKNPSLNISPRFIPDFDHPRFQLTPLHFGYIKIAEGCNHPCTFCIIPKIRGRYRSRSIKSVVAEAESMIQRGIKEIILISQDTTFYGQDLSPDRSSLLVDLLDSLEAIDGDFWIRLLYTHPAHWTTSLIEKFSNSSKITKYIDIPIQHISDPILQRMQRKTEESYIQELLSEIRSKVKNAAIRTTLIVGFPGESEEDFQKLYSFISTFKFDRLGVFPYSAEEGTKAEKMIGKIPEAIKKRRAKKIMELQKQIVEEKNKGLVGRSLKVLVDAPGLARTEWDAPDIDCLVHVPYSLPAGHFAEVKIIGFKEYDLIAQ, encoded by the coding sequence ATGGAAGCTGATCTTTCTGGTACAATTGTGGCAATGATCTCTTTGGGATGCTCTAAAAATCTCGTTGATTCAGAGGTCATGCTTGGAAAACTGCTTGAAGCGGGTGCTGTTTTAACCCCTTCTGCCCATCACGCTGATATTTTGTTAATCAATACCTGTGGTTTTATATCACCCGCTAAAAAGGAATCGATTGACACTATTCTCAGTGCCATTCATAGAAGAGACACTGTTGCCAAAAAACAAAAAATAGTGGTCACAGGCTGCCTTTTCCAACGATACGGTGAAGAGCTTTCAACTTTACTCCCTGAAGTAGACCTCTTTTTGGGGCTTGATGAAGTTCCTAAAATCGACATCCATTTAAAACAACTGCTTGATAAAAATTCTGACTGTAAAAAAAATCCCTCATTAAATATATCTCCCCGATTTATTCCTGATTTTGATCATCCACGGTTTCAACTCACTCCCTTGCACTTTGGCTATATAAAGATCGCCGAGGGATGTAATCATCCATGTACCTTTTGTATTATTCCAAAAATTAGAGGTCGATATCGGAGTCGATCAATAAAGTCAGTGGTTGCAGAAGCAGAGTCCATGATCCAGAGAGGGATCAAAGAAATCATCCTGATTTCTCAAGATACGACTTTCTATGGACAGGATCTATCCCCTGACAGATCCTCTCTGCTTGTAGATTTATTAGACAGTTTGGAAGCCATTGATGGAGATTTCTGGATTCGGCTTCTTTATACCCATCCCGCCCATTGGACAACCTCTTTAATAGAAAAGTTTAGCAACTCTTCAAAAATCACAAAATATATAGATATTCCCATTCAGCATATTTCTGATCCTATCCTACAGAGAATGCAGAGAAAAACAGAAGAATCCTATATTCAAGAACTTCTTTCAGAAATCCGCAGTAAAGTTAAAAATGCGGCTATAAGAACAACATTAATAGTAGGATTTCCTGGAGAGTCAGAAGAAGACTTTCAAAAACTCTATTCGTTTATTTCTACATTCAAATTTGACAGGCTTGGTGTATTCCCTTACTCTGCTGAAGAAGGAACAAAAGCTGAAAAAATGATCGGCAAAATTCCTGAAGCCATAAAAAAAAGACGGGCAAAGAAAATTATGGAACTCCAAAAACAAATCGTTGAGGAAAAAAACAAAGGGCTTGTGGGAAGATCCCTAAAGGTATTGGTTGATGCTCCTGGTTTAGCTCGAACCGAATGGGATGCCCCAGACATAGATTGTCTTGTTCATGTTCCCTATTCTCTTCCTGCTGGTCATTTTGCAGAAGTTAAAATTATAGGGTTTAAAGAATACGACCTGATTGCCCAATAA
- a CDS encoding helix-turn-helix domain-containing protein, which produces MKQTIGQRLQAARQAQGLSLQTVSKITKILPEQLAALEQDQYDKIPASTQVRGFVRIYARTLGMDEKPLLDELDNLFGFREEDKNLLITLPVKYVDSTVQKEPFFTPQKIAFFFAFLLFVLMCGIGVYRIYQVTSFRHAPGKIASQEEQIRKSPELKPSILEPVTKEQPTEGAQGTPSQIENMTVKRATPINPLKVEEKPQQQSTSASAPPPTAVDQQANSNTENVKIMRALPVSPEPVPNLEDHPRTKSGEIESDADSADEDNSDEPAVSFAEKNYKLVVQARKDSWIFIQVIEGGKPKQVFSGVLHKGEQKEFVGPRFQIRASNISQVEFILDGKSISVASAGEAPQDIILPATP; this is translated from the coding sequence ATGAAACAAACCATAGGCCAACGGCTGCAGGCTGCAAGGCAAGCCCAAGGCCTATCTTTGCAAACCGTATCAAAAATAACAAAAATTCTTCCTGAACAACTTGCTGCATTAGAACAAGACCAATACGATAAAATTCCAGCCTCAACTCAAGTTCGAGGATTTGTTAGAATTTATGCTAGAACTCTAGGGATGGATGAAAAACCTCTATTGGATGAACTGGATAACCTTTTTGGTTTTAGAGAAGAAGACAAAAACTTATTAATCACTCTTCCTGTAAAGTATGTCGACTCAACGGTTCAAAAAGAACCCTTTTTTACTCCCCAAAAAATCGCCTTTTTCTTTGCTTTCCTTCTTTTTGTTCTTATGTGTGGAATCGGGGTATATAGGATTTATCAAGTTACCTCTTTCCGCCATGCACCAGGGAAAATAGCCTCTCAAGAAGAACAGATAAGGAAAAGCCCGGAACTTAAACCCTCCATTCTAGAGCCTGTTACTAAAGAGCAACCAACCGAAGGAGCCCAAGGCACTCCTTCCCAGATAGAAAACATGACCGTAAAAAGAGCAACCCCTATCAATCCCCTCAAGGTTGAAGAAAAGCCCCAACAACAATCTACTTCTGCGTCTGCTCCTCCCCCAACTGCAGTAGACCAACAAGCAAACTCCAATACTGAAAATGTCAAGATTATGCGCGCCTTGCCCGTCAGTCCTGAACCCGTTCCTAATCTTGAAGATCATCCGAGAACAAAATCAGGAGAAATTGAATCAGATGCTGATTCTGCCGATGAAGACAACTCGGATGAACCTGCTGTCTCTTTTGCAGAAAAAAATTATAAGCTGGTTGTACAGGCCAGGAAAGATTCCTGGATTTTCATTCAAGTCATTGAAGGTGGCAAACCTAAACAGGTTTTTTCTGGAGTTCTCCATAAAGGGGAACAAAAAGAATTTGTCGGCCCCCGTTTCCAGATTCGTGCTTCAAATATTTCCCAGGTTGAATTTATTTTAGATGGCAAAAGTATCTCGGTGGCTTCTGCTGGAGAAGCACCACAGGACATTATCTTGCCCGCAACCCCATGA